A stretch of Penaeus vannamei isolate JL-2024 chromosome 18, ASM4276789v1, whole genome shotgun sequence DNA encodes these proteins:
- the LOC138864827 gene encoding uncharacterized protein, with product MPHMSLLYKVDVKQVCTMAVYSSCLRKHCRFADANYLTTSANYLTTSANYLTTSANYLTTSANYLTTSANYLTTSANYLTTSANYLTTSANYLTTSANYLTTSANYLTTSANYLTTSAHYLTTSANYLTTSANYLTTSANYLTTSANYLTTSANYLTTSDNYLTTSDNYLTTSANYLTTSANYLTTSANYRTSSSVQQG from the exons ATGCCTCATATGAGCCTATTATATAAGGTTGATGTGAAGCAGGTGTGCACAATGGCTGTGTATTCCTCTTGTTTACGCAAACACTGCAGATTCGCTGA TGCTAATTACCTTACAACCAGTGCTAATTACCTTACAACCAGTGCTAATTACCTTACAACCAGTGCTAATTACCTTACAACCAGTGCTAATTACCTTACAACCAGTGCTAATTACCTTACAACCAGTGCTAATTACCTTACAACCAGTGCTAATTACCTTACAACCAGTGCTAATTACCTTACAACCAGTGCTAATTACCTTACAACCAGTGCTAATTACCTTACAACCAGTGCTAATTACCTTACAACCAGTGCTCATTACCTTACAACCAGTGCTAATTACCTTACAACCAGTGCTAATTACCTTACAACCAGTGCTAATTACCTTACAACCAGTGCTAATTACCTTACAACCAGTGCTAATTACCTTACAACCAGTGATAATTACCTTACAACCAGTGATAATTATCTTACAACCAGTGCTAATTATCTTACAACCAGTGCTAATTATCTTACAACCAGTGCTAATTACCGTACAAGCAGCAGTG TGCAACAGGGATAG